One window from the genome of Pirellulales bacterium encodes:
- a CDS encoding acyclic terpene utilization AtuA family protein, whose product MPLRIANAAGFWGDNLDAPRLTVAQSQAGDAPLHYLTLEYLAELTMSVLARLKQKNPQAGYATDFITVLTSLLPTWPEHENLKIVTNAGGVNPLACVRAAGKVLHAAGRGNTTLALMAGDDLLPRIPELLAAGNPFINLDTGAPLSSLSAPLVAANAYLGAQPIVAALAQEAQIVITGRVADASLCVGPAMHEFGWKWDDWPRLAAATVAGHLIECGAQVTGGYLDEYQDINLADVGYPVAELDAHGDVVITKPPGTGGAVTTTTVAAQLLYEIGDPANYLTPDICANFATVELQRRGADRVGVIGCGGTPPTDFYKVSLAYAAGYTATGQLLVWGPDCVTKARACADILRHRVEKAGAKLRQFHVECLGTGVGVPGGVSGATPPEVVLRITAAADTPQAVERFTREFAPLITSGPAGLAGYAAGKPEVRPCYAYWPTLVPKDLCTPTIEVKSASQWAIE is encoded by the coding sequence ATGCCACTCCGCATTGCCAATGCCGCTGGATTTTGGGGGGATAACCTGGACGCGCCGCGATTGACCGTGGCCCAGTCTCAGGCCGGAGATGCGCCGCTGCATTACCTGACGCTAGAATATTTGGCCGAATTAACCATGTCGGTCCTGGCCAGACTCAAGCAAAAAAACCCCCAAGCGGGCTACGCGACGGATTTTATCACGGTCCTGACGTCGCTCTTGCCCACGTGGCCTGAGCATGAAAACCTAAAAATTGTGACGAACGCCGGGGGGGTCAATCCCCTGGCCTGCGTGCGCGCGGCGGGAAAAGTCCTGCACGCCGCCGGTCGGGGAAACACCACGCTGGCACTCATGGCCGGGGACGACCTCTTGCCGCGCATTCCAGAATTGCTGGCCGCAGGGAACCCCTTTATCAATCTCGACACCGGCGCTCCACTCAGTAGTCTTTCCGCCCCGTTGGTCGCGGCAAATGCGTATCTAGGGGCGCAGCCTATCGTCGCGGCGCTCGCCCAAGAGGCGCAAATTGTCATCACCGGCCGCGTGGCGGATGCCTCTCTGTGCGTTGGCCCGGCGATGCACGAATTTGGCTGGAAATGGGACGACTGGCCCCGCCTGGCCGCCGCCACCGTCGCTGGACATCTGATTGAATGCGGCGCGCAGGTCACCGGCGGTTATCTGGATGAATATCAAGACATCAACCTGGCCGATGTCGGCTACCCCGTCGCCGAACTGGACGCCCACGGCGATGTCGTCATCACCAAACCCCCCGGCACCGGCGGCGCGGTCACCACGACCACCGTGGCCGCGCAACTGCTATACGAGATTGGTGATCCGGCGAATTACCTCACCCCCGACATCTGTGCCAACTTTGCCACCGTTGAATTGCAACGCCGCGGCGCGGACCGCGTGGGCGTGATCGGCTGCGGCGGCACGCCACCCACCGATTTTTACAAGGTGTCGCTGGCTTACGCCGCGGGCTATACCGCCACGGGACAATTGCTGGTTTGGGGACCGGATTGTGTAACAAAAGCCCGGGCCTGTGCGGACATCCTACGCCATCGCGTGGAAAAAGCGGGAGCTAAATTACGCCAATTCCACGTGGAATGCCTGGGGACGGGGGTGGGCGTGCCGGGGGGCGTTTCTGGGGCAACCCCGCCGGAAGTTGTGTTACGCATTACCGCCGCCGCCGATACCCCCCAAGCTGTAGAGCGATTTACGCGGGAATTTGCCCCGCTGATTACCAGTGGACCGGCGGGCCTGGCGGGTTATGCCGCGGGCAAACCCGAGGTCCGCCCCTGTTACGCCTATTGGCCGACCCTTGTGCCCAAGGACCTGTGCACACCAACCATAGAGGTAAAATCCGCCTCACAATGGGCGATAGAATAG
- a CDS encoding WYL domain-containing protein: MTTKGSVDPPLLRQWKLLRLLGASRLGRTVRELAADASVSEKTVRRDLLTLAQAGFPLTEKTADHGKKLWRIESRAGVPEFRITFDEALGLYLAQRMLAPLAGSGFWESAESALQKIRVMLGDTALRYLEQMSDAVHVTRRGGNYAHKAALIDELLQGLEDRQVVWLTYRSQQATEPVTYDVHPYGLTCHRGALYLIGFAPQHNSIRTWKIDRIEKVERDVMPFTRPRDFNMEDHLAGSFGVYQEHAPVRVEIRFFREVARYVQETRWHESQSLTPQADGTLLATFDLTSTAEIKQWALSFGSQAEILAPEELRAAVKKEIETLAQRYSGAVHKPKPRSRHRPGAV; the protein is encoded by the coding sequence ATGACGACGAAGGGCAGCGTCGACCCGCCGCTTCTGCGCCAATGGAAGCTGTTGCGCCTGCTGGGTGCCAGCCGACTGGGACGTACCGTCCGAGAATTGGCCGCGGACGCCAGTGTAAGCGAGAAAACGGTTCGCCGCGACTTGCTTACACTGGCGCAGGCGGGATTTCCTTTGACTGAAAAAACCGCCGACCACGGCAAAAAACTGTGGCGCATCGAGTCCCGCGCCGGCGTCCCGGAATTTCGCATCACCTTTGACGAAGCCCTGGGCCTGTATCTGGCCCAACGGATGTTGGCCCCGCTGGCCGGTAGCGGTTTTTGGGAATCGGCCGAAAGCGCCCTCCAAAAAATCCGCGTCATGCTGGGGGATACCGCACTGCGCTACCTCGAACAGATGTCCGACGCGGTGCATGTAACCCGCCGCGGCGGCAACTACGCCCACAAGGCGGCCCTGATCGACGAGTTATTGCAAGGCCTGGAAGATCGCCAAGTGGTGTGGCTAACGTACCGTTCGCAACAAGCGACCGAGCCGGTCACGTATGATGTGCATCCTTATGGTTTGACCTGCCACCGGGGGGCGTTATATCTGATTGGTTTTGCCCCGCAGCACAACTCCATCCGCACCTGGAAGATCGACCGCATCGAAAAGGTGGAACGGGATGTCATGCCCTTTACCCGCCCCCGGGACTTTAACATGGAGGACCACCTAGCGGGGAGCTTTGGCGTGTACCAGGAACATGCCCCGGTGCGGGTCGAGATTCGCTTTTTTCGCGAAGTCGCCCGCTATGTCCAGGAAACCCGCTGGCACGAAAGCCAGTCGCTTACCCCCCAGGCGGACGGCACGCTCTTGGCCACGTTCGACCTGACCAGCACGGCCGAGATCAAGCAATGGGCACTCAGTTTTGGCTCCCAGGCGGAGATTCTTGCTCCGGAGGAACTCCGCGCCGCGGTCAAGAAAGAGATTGAGACGCTGGCACAGCGGTATAGCGGAGCGGTGCACAAGCCGAAACCCCGTAGTAGGCACCGTCCCGGCGCCGTGTAA
- a CDS encoding serine/threonine-protein kinase: MPPSSATSAPPINPDQRDELLAELLDQMTQRAKLGESPQIEQLTQRYPDLARDLRELWAAVMIADAVGGSTQMFAAEQRSQGLPGQPRQFTDSGFFSQPLPCKIGDFELLCELGRGGMGVVYQARQISLDRMVALKMVLRGSNATAADLARFRAEAEAVAKLDHPHIVPVYEVGELQGQPYFSMKFVAGTTLARQLNDGPLPPREAAEILAPICRAIHFAHQQGLLHRDLKPSNILLDLEGRSHVTDFGLAKRITDDAALTHTGAILGTPSYMAPEQAAGNRGEIGPASDVYSLGTILYAMLTGRPPFQAATPLDTILLVLEQEPLPPRLLNAKADRDLELIALKALQKPPELRYPTALALAQDLEAYLAGETISARSGGFSEVFMRVFRETHHATVLRNWGLLWMWHSVVLLAICLVTNWLAWEHVSQRWPYLLLWSGGFSIWAPIFWALRYRTGPVTAIERQIAHVWGGSVVASILLFGVEYVLNEPVLKLSPVLALISGMVFTIKAGMLSGKFYIQATVLFATALIMARWPEWGHTIFGLVSAGCFFIPGWLYYHERLRAQLE; this comes from the coding sequence ATGCCTCCTTCTTCCGCCACTAGCGCCCCGCCAATCAACCCGGATCAGCGCGACGAGCTTTTGGCGGAACTCTTGGACCAAATGACCCAGCGGGCCAAGCTCGGCGAATCTCCCCAGATCGAACAACTTACCCAGCGGTATCCCGATCTGGCCCGCGACCTGCGCGAACTCTGGGCGGCGGTGATGATAGCCGACGCGGTGGGTGGCAGCACGCAAATGTTTGCCGCGGAACAGCGGAGCCAAGGATTGCCGGGGCAGCCGCGACAATTCACCGATTCCGGTTTTTTCAGCCAACCCCTCCCCTGCAAAATTGGCGATTTTGAACTGCTCTGCGAACTAGGGCGCGGGGGGATGGGCGTGGTTTATCAAGCCCGCCAAATCAGCCTGGACCGGATGGTCGCGTTAAAAATGGTGTTGCGCGGATCGAACGCGACTGCGGCGGATTTGGCCCGTTTTCGCGCGGAAGCCGAAGCCGTGGCCAAACTGGATCATCCGCATATTGTGCCGGTGTACGAGGTGGGGGAATTGCAGGGACAGCCCTACTTTAGCATGAAGTTTGTGGCGGGTACCACCCTTGCCCGCCAGCTAAACGATGGGCCGCTTCCCCCGCGCGAGGCGGCGGAAATTTTGGCGCCGATTTGCCGCGCGATCCACTTTGCCCATCAACAAGGATTATTGCACCGCGACTTAAAACCCTCAAATATTTTACTGGACCTCGAGGGTCGTTCGCATGTGACGGACTTTGGCCTGGCCAAGCGGATTACCGACGACGCCGCGCTCACCCATACCGGCGCGATTCTGGGAACGCCCAGCTATATGGCTCCAGAGCAAGCGGCTGGAAACAGGGGAGAGATAGGCCCGGCGAGCGATGTCTATTCGCTGGGAACGATCCTTTATGCCATGTTGACGGGCAGGCCGCCTTTTCAGGCGGCGACACCGCTGGACACGATTTTGCTTGTCCTGGAACAAGAGCCGCTCCCCCCCCGTTTATTGAACGCCAAGGCGGACCGCGATCTGGAACTCATTGCGCTCAAGGCCCTGCAAAAACCCCCGGAGCTACGCTACCCCACGGCCCTGGCCCTGGCCCAGGACCTAGAGGCCTATCTGGCGGGAGAAACCATCAGCGCCCGGAGCGGCGGCTTTTCCGAAGTCTTTATGCGCGTCTTTCGCGAGACGCACCACGCCACGGTCCTGCGCAATTGGGGACTCTTGTGGATGTGGCATAGCGTGGTGCTGCTGGCTATTTGCCTGGTGACCAATTGGCTGGCCTGGGAGCATGTCTCCCAGCGTTGGCCGTATTTGTTGTTATGGAGCGGCGGATTCTCTATCTGGGCGCCCATCTTTTGGGCGTTGCGTTATCGGACCGGGCCGGTCACCGCCATCGAACGGCAAATCGCGCATGTCTGGGGAGGCAGCGTCGTCGCCAGTATTTTACTCTTTGGCGTGGAGTATGTGCTGAACGAACCCGTCCTGAAACTTTCGCCCGTGCTGGCGCTGATTAGCGGCATGGTCTTTACGATCAAAGCCGGCATGCTTAGCGGCAAATTTTATATCCAGGCGACCGTCCTTTTTGCCACGGCGCTGATCATGGCCCGCTGGCCCGAATGGGGGCATACCATCTTTGGCCTGGTGTCGGCGGGATGCTTTTTTATTCCCGGCTGGCTGTACTATCACGAACGCTTGCGGGCCCAACTGGAATAG
- a CDS encoding serine/threonine protein kinase: protein MTFGQSLVGRSLARTGVLLKRQLWIWPILAVLLLGVIGYTVSSLIRGTMRHNLQSGLTTVLNVQQTMLEKWLRAQEANAQTLANQATVRQLVAKLVEMRDQPPAAGDDPAPTVASPRDADETSAAQIRRQLAQALDHMLAPHGYAGYVVADQNLQIIAAHTPGLIGQRIPDYEKFLSPALTGQTTVSPPFGSVVLLKDRQGRLRTGTPTMFVSAPIIDENLQTIAVLALRIRPEDEFTDILQQGRLGDTGESYAINAQGYMVSNGRFDEELIQLGLLPDIDDARSLLTVQVRDPGGDLTTGFRPELRRRELPLTYPAAQAISGEKGINLDGYRNYRGVPSVGAWTWLPKYNLGLITEVNSAEAYRPLSILNWTFNALYALLAIGAVAIFVFTVIVSRLRKQAQSAAMEAKQLGQYRLLDKLGSGAMGVVYRGQHAMLRRPTAIKMLDVASVTEEAIARFEREVQITCQLNNPHTIAIYDFGRTPEGIFYYAMEFLDGINLQALVDQYGPQPEGRVALILKQVCASLFEAHSQGLVHRDIKPANIMLNRRGGEPDVVKVLDFGLVKTVEEPGAGRGGRGEMSGTPLYMSPEAIQTPAAVDACSDLYAVGAVGYFLLTGQTVFQAKTLGELCQQHLTAVPVSPGARAGRAISHELEYAILACLEKSRSKRPQTARDLAGLLDRVPAIWTTEDAEAWWSRHDRGQGQSTEGDSSANSVMTEQHPLPKSTPGTPLTATAPTTLGASAATKQNPRPPTSPGQGGAATHPAGLDRTTVFEQEE from the coding sequence ATGACCTTTGGCCAATCCCTGGTGGGGCGCAGCCTGGCTCGCACAGGGGTGCTGCTCAAGCGTCAATTGTGGATATGGCCGATTCTGGCGGTGCTGTTATTGGGGGTGATTGGCTATACGGTGAGCAGCTTGATCCGCGGCACGATGCGGCACAATTTGCAATCGGGGCTGACCACGGTCTTAAATGTGCAACAGACCATGCTGGAGAAATGGCTGCGGGCACAAGAAGCCAACGCACAGACGCTGGCAAATCAGGCGACGGTACGGCAACTGGTGGCAAAGCTGGTGGAAATGCGGGACCAGCCCCCCGCAGCGGGTGATGACCCCGCGCCGACAGTCGCATCGCCCAGAGACGCGGATGAGACCTCCGCCGCGCAAATCCGCCGCCAGTTGGCACAGGCCCTGGATCATATGCTGGCCCCGCATGGGTACGCGGGCTATGTCGTGGCGGATCAAAATTTGCAAATTATTGCGGCCCATACGCCAGGCCTGATTGGGCAAAGGATTCCCGACTACGAGAAATTTTTGTCTCCCGCCCTAACTGGCCAAACAACAGTTTCGCCACCGTTTGGCAGTGTGGTGTTATTAAAAGATAGGCAGGGAAGATTGCGCACCGGGACGCCCACCATGTTTGTGAGCGCGCCAATCATCGACGAAAATTTGCAAACCATCGCCGTGCTGGCGTTGCGCATCCGCCCGGAAGACGAATTTACCGATATTTTGCAACAAGGTCGCTTGGGCGATACGGGGGAATCCTATGCGATTAATGCGCAAGGATATATGGTCTCTAACGGCCGCTTTGACGAAGAACTCATACAATTAGGCTTATTACCCGACATCGACGACGCCCGCTCGCTATTGACCGTGCAAGTGCGCGATCCCGGTGGCGACTTGACGACGGGCTTTCGTCCCGAGCTCCGCCGGCGCGAGCTGCCCCTAACCTATCCCGCCGCGCAGGCGATCAGCGGTGAAAAGGGAATCAACCTGGATGGGTATCGCAATTACCGCGGTGTGCCGTCAGTCGGGGCCTGGACCTGGCTGCCAAAGTATAACCTGGGCCTGATTACCGAGGTCAATTCCGCCGAGGCGTATCGCCCGCTTTCTATCCTAAATTGGACATTTAACGCGCTGTACGCGCTTTTGGCGATCGGCGCGGTTGCGATTTTTGTCTTTACCGTCATTGTCTCGCGGTTGCGTAAACAAGCCCAATCCGCCGCAATGGAGGCCAAGCAATTAGGCCAGTATCGCCTGCTGGACAAGCTTGGCTCTGGAGCTATGGGCGTGGTATACCGCGGCCAACACGCCATGTTGCGTCGTCCCACGGCGATAAAAATGTTGGATGTGGCCAGCGTGACCGAAGAGGCGATCGCCCGTTTTGAGCGCGAGGTGCAGATCACATGCCAGTTGAACAATCCGCATACGATCGCAATTTATGATTTTGGCCGGACGCCGGAGGGAATTTTTTATTACGCGATGGAGTTTCTGGATGGAATCAACCTGCAGGCGCTGGTGGACCAATATGGACCGCAACCCGAAGGGCGGGTGGCGCTAATCTTAAAGCAGGTCTGCGCGTCATTGTTTGAAGCCCATAGCCAGGGGCTGGTGCACCGCGACATTAAACCGGCAAATATCATGCTAAATCGTCGCGGAGGAGAGCCGGACGTGGTCAAGGTGCTGGACTTTGGCCTGGTCAAAACGGTTGAGGAACCAGGCGCGGGGCGCGGGGGGCGGGGAGAAATGTCCGGCACACCGCTGTACATGTCCCCCGAGGCGATCCAAACGCCCGCCGCGGTCGATGCCTGCAGCGACCTGTACGCCGTCGGCGCTGTGGGATATTTTCTCTTAACGGGGCAAACCGTGTTTCAGGCAAAAACGCTGGGCGAACTGTGCCAGCAGCATTTAACCGCAGTGCCGGTGTCTCCGGGTGCGCGGGCGGGGCGGGCCATTTCGCACGAGCTGGAGTATGCCATATTGGCTTGCCTGGAAAAAAGCCGGTCCAAACGACCGCAAACTGCGCGCGATCTGGCGGGTTTACTGGACCGCGTCCCCGCCATCTGGACGACCGAGGACGCCGAAGCGTGGTGGAGCCGCCATGATCGGGGTCAGGGACAATCGACGGAGGGGGATTCATCGGCCAACTCCGTCATGACCGAGCAACATCCGCTGCCAAAATCAACACCCGGGACGCCCTTGACGGCCACGGCACCGACAACCCTGGGCGCTAGCGCCGCAACCAAGCAAAATCCCCGGCCGCCGACTTCACCGGGCCAAGGTGGGGCGGCCACGCACCCCGCGGGATTGGACCGGACCACGGTGTTTGAGCAAGAAGAATGA